In Haloterrigena turkmenica DSM 5511, a single genomic region encodes these proteins:
- a CDS encoding DUF460 domain-containing protein — MSTRTSALDAVVFGVDIQSGDVRGDAPSYALAVYDGEDVTRDVVTHRKLRRLIDDEEPAIVATDNMYELAADKDQLIHFLGSLPAGTKLVQVTGAEQPEPLSRVAKRHGIPYGKDPMQEAEAAARLAAHNVGHEVSAFTDTTEVKVSRGRSTGSGGWSEDRYTRRIHGSVRKRAREVESELEDANLEYERDVREAYGGFANAVFTVQARPSDIPVSRNRSGDVRVEIERERRDGIEFKPLVKRRDHVIVGIDPGTTTAVAIVSLEGDVLDVWSSRTSDTADVIEWIVERGRPIIVAADVTPMPETVEKFRRSFDAAGWVPDSDLPVDEKQHRTRDEPYDNDHQRDAMAAALYAVDAHEDQFDRIAGKLPPGIDRGEVTARVVAGEESVEAVLRDLTDDESGEEEDSTTHEPRELTEEEKRIKSLERQVERLQSHVETLEGRVEERDERIEELESELTLKRREERTQVRKDREVSRLERKANRLERERDEAREAVDELERKVERMKALWKLDHSNFSDVSAKKEGLVPVKVVEKFTKGAIREADEQYGLASDDVVYLRDASGAGRSTAELLAGFEPRVILKDGGLSEVADEILFDEEIPVGPADDVAMQEVDELAVAREDDVEAVIDDWHDRAEERRRDRKASMVDQLISEHRAGDNEV; from the coding sequence GTGAGTACGCGAACGAGTGCGCTCGATGCGGTCGTCTTCGGGGTCGACATCCAGAGCGGCGACGTGCGCGGGGACGCCCCCTCGTACGCGCTGGCGGTCTACGACGGCGAGGACGTCACTCGAGACGTCGTCACCCACCGCAAGCTCCGGCGACTGATCGACGACGAGGAGCCGGCGATCGTCGCGACGGACAACATGTATGAGCTGGCCGCGGACAAGGACCAGCTCATCCATTTTCTGGGCTCGCTGCCCGCCGGGACGAAGCTCGTCCAGGTGACCGGCGCCGAACAGCCCGAACCGCTCTCCCGAGTCGCGAAGCGCCACGGCATCCCCTACGGGAAGGATCCCATGCAGGAGGCCGAGGCCGCGGCGCGGCTGGCCGCCCACAACGTCGGCCACGAAGTCTCGGCCTTCACCGACACGACCGAGGTCAAGGTCTCGAGGGGCCGCTCGACCGGCAGCGGCGGCTGGAGCGAGGACCGCTACACCCGTCGCATCCACGGCTCGGTCAGAAAACGGGCCCGCGAGGTCGAGTCCGAACTCGAGGACGCTAACCTCGAGTACGAGCGGGACGTCCGGGAGGCCTACGGCGGCTTTGCGAACGCGGTCTTCACCGTCCAGGCCCGGCCCAGCGACATCCCCGTCTCCCGAAATCGGTCGGGCGACGTCCGCGTCGAGATCGAGCGCGAGCGCCGCGACGGCATCGAGTTCAAGCCCCTCGTCAAGCGGCGTGACCACGTCATCGTCGGCATCGATCCCGGGACGACGACCGCCGTCGCCATCGTCTCGCTCGAGGGCGACGTACTCGACGTCTGGAGTTCACGCACTAGCGACACCGCCGACGTGATCGAGTGGATCGTCGAGCGCGGCCGGCCGATCATCGTCGCGGCGGACGTGACGCCGATGCCCGAGACGGTCGAGAAGTTCCGCCGGAGCTTCGACGCCGCGGGCTGGGTCCCCGACAGCGACCTGCCGGTCGACGAGAAACAACACCGCACGCGCGATGAACCGTACGATAACGACCACCAGCGCGACGCGATGGCCGCTGCACTGTACGCCGTCGACGCCCACGAGGACCAGTTCGACCGCATCGCCGGCAAACTTCCGCCGGGGATCGATCGCGGCGAGGTCACTGCCCGCGTCGTCGCCGGCGAGGAGAGCGTCGAGGCTGTCCTGCGGGACCTGACCGACGACGAGTCCGGCGAGGAAGAGGACTCTACGACCCACGAACCCCGAGAGCTCACCGAGGAGGAAAAGCGGATCAAGTCCTTAGAGCGGCAGGTCGAGCGCCTCCAGTCACACGTCGAGACCCTCGAGGGCCGCGTCGAGGAGCGCGACGAGCGCATCGAGGAACTCGAGTCCGAGCTCACCCTCAAGCGCCGCGAGGAGCGCACGCAGGTCCGCAAGGACCGCGAGGTGAGCCGTCTGGAGCGCAAGGCCAACCGCTTAGAACGGGAGCGCGACGAGGCCCGTGAGGCGGTCGACGAACTCGAGCGGAAGGTCGAGCGGATGAAGGCCCTCTGGAAGCTCGACCACTCGAACTTCAGCGACGTCTCGGCGAAGAAGGAGGGGCTGGTCCCGGTCAAGGTCGTCGAGAAGTTCACCAAAGGGGCGATCCGCGAGGCCGACGAGCAGTACGGGCTCGCCTCCGACGACGTCGTCTACCTGCGGGACGCCAGCGGCGCGGGCCGCTCGACGGCCGAACTCCTCGCGGGGTTCGAACCGCGGGTGATCCTGAAAGACGGCGGGCTCTCGGAGGTCGCCGACGAGATCCTCTTCGACGAGGAGATCCCGGTCGGCCCCGCCGACGACGTCGCCATGCAGGAGGTCGACGAACTCGCCGTCGCCCGCGAGGACGACGTCGAGGCGGTCATCGACGACTGGCACGACCGCGCCGAGGAACGCCGGCGCGACCGAAAGGCGTCGATGGTCGACCAACTCATCAGCGAACACCGCGCCGGCGACAACGAGGTCTGA
- a CDS encoding glutathione S-transferase N-terminal domain-containing protein: MEASATAASDAPITFYRLQACPYCERVARLLNEYDLEYRSRFVEPMHSRRDVVKRVAGVRSVPVVVDENTGVTMAESANIVDYLESTYGEDGQRADAAAESRGDD, from the coding sequence ATGGAAGCGTCCGCCACCGCGGCCAGCGACGCACCGATCACGTTCTACCGGCTACAGGCGTGTCCCTACTGCGAACGCGTCGCTCGGCTGCTCAACGAGTACGATCTGGAGTACCGGTCGCGGTTCGTCGAACCGATGCACTCGCGGCGCGACGTCGTCAAACGGGTCGCCGGCGTCCGCTCCGTTCCCGTCGTCGTCGACGAGAACACCGGCGTCACGATGGCCGAGAGCGCCAACATCGTCGACTACCTCGAGTCGACCTACGGGGAAGACGGCCAGCGAGCCGACGCCGCGGCGGAGAGCAGAGGTGACGACTGA
- a CDS encoding acyl-CoA thioesterase, whose amino-acid sequence MPTVLDTYIKNRYRVQPNHANNNETLHGGNLMKWLDEIGAMSAMRFAGETCVTARVNELDFERPIGIGDTAMVEAFVYDAGRRSVHVGLRAWREEPRTGETERTTESSFTFVAIDESGSPVPVPELTVDSERGRELRDRMLEADADADSDD is encoded by the coding sequence ATGCCCACCGTACTCGACACGTACATCAAGAACCGATACCGGGTGCAGCCGAACCACGCGAACAACAACGAGACGCTCCACGGCGGCAACCTCATGAAGTGGCTCGACGAGATCGGCGCGATGTCGGCGATGCGCTTCGCCGGCGAGACCTGCGTCACCGCCCGGGTGAACGAACTCGACTTCGAGCGCCCGATCGGGATCGGCGACACCGCGATGGTCGAGGCCTTCGTCTACGACGCGGGCCGTCGGAGCGTCCACGTCGGACTGCGCGCTTGGCGAGAAGAACCCAGAACCGGTGAGACCGAGCGGACGACCGAGTCGTCGTTCACCTTCGTCGCGATCGACGAGAGCGGGTCGCCGGTTCCGGTACCGGAGCTGACGGTCGACTCTGAACGGGGCCGAGAACTCCGGGATCGAATGCTCGAGGCCGACGCGGACGCCGACAGCGACGACTGA
- the rnz gene encoding ribonuclease Z, producing MPLRVTFLGTAGAIPTTERNPSAIFVAREGEELLFDAGEGTQRQMMRFGTGFSVSHLFVTHLHGDHVLGIPGLLQTMDFNDREEPLAIHTPHGTRRQLKGLVNALGNRPSFPVRINEVGDGDVAYRADEYEVRAFATDHDARSVGYALVEDDRKGRFDRERAEELGVPVGPKFSKLHEGEPVELEDGTVVEPEQVVGDPRPGRAIVYTGDTRPAAATVEAADDPELLIHDATFADDRADRARKTAHSTARQAAEIANRAGADQLALMHLSSRYAGQTDAHLEQAREVFAGDETDVFVPDDGQALEIPYPDGESE from the coding sequence ATGCCACTGCGCGTGACGTTTCTGGGGACGGCCGGTGCGATCCCGACGACCGAGCGGAATCCGAGCGCGATCTTCGTCGCTCGAGAGGGCGAGGAGCTGCTGTTCGACGCCGGCGAGGGAACTCAGCGCCAGATGATGCGCTTCGGCACGGGGTTTTCCGTCTCGCACCTGTTCGTCACGCACCTCCACGGCGATCACGTGCTCGGGATTCCCGGGCTGCTCCAGACGATGGACTTCAACGACCGCGAGGAGCCGCTGGCGATCCACACGCCCCACGGAACGCGCCGCCAACTGAAGGGGCTGGTCAACGCCCTCGGCAACCGCCCCTCGTTTCCCGTCCGGATCAACGAAGTCGGCGACGGCGACGTGGCCTACCGCGCCGACGAGTACGAGGTCCGCGCGTTCGCGACCGACCACGACGCCCGCTCGGTCGGCTACGCGCTCGTCGAGGACGACCGCAAGGGTCGATTCGATCGCGAGCGCGCCGAAGAGCTCGGCGTTCCCGTCGGCCCGAAGTTCTCGAAACTCCACGAGGGCGAGCCCGTCGAACTCGAGGACGGGACCGTCGTCGAACCCGAGCAGGTCGTCGGCGACCCCCGTCCTGGTCGAGCGATCGTCTACACTGGCGACACCCGTCCCGCGGCGGCGACGGTCGAGGCCGCCGACGACCCCGAGCTGCTGATCCACGACGCCACGTTCGCCGACGACCGGGCCGACCGCGCCCGGAAGACGGCCCACTCGACAGCGCGACAGGCCGCCGAGATCGCGAACCGGGCGGGTGCGGATCAGCTCGCGCTGATGCACCTCTCCTCGCGGTACGCCGGGCAGACGGACGCCCACCTCGAGCAGGCCCGCGAGGTCTTCGCGGGCGACGAGACGGACGTGTTCGTTCCCGACGACGGGCAGGCGCTCGAGATTCCGTATCCCGACGGCGAATCGGAATAG
- a CDS encoding AAA family ATPase, protein MDAPLWTDTHAPELAELPQDDAREYLQRAVDEPINLLLQGPPGSGKTAAARALARDAHADPDNDLIEINVADFFGRTKTEIKNDPRFAQFLVGRSSMSKRDMINHVLKESASYASVSGDYKTVLLDNAEDVREDFQQALRRIMEQHHRTTQFIIATRQPTKLIPPIRSRCFPVPVRAPTSEETVGVLERIVEAEGVEYDADGLEFVAGYANGNLRQAILAAQTTVEDEGELTMQAAYETIGEVGLEDEIEGMLDDAEAGEFTDARKTLDDLLVDEGLDGGEVLDSILGVARKRYQGELLARIHQLAADIEFEMQEGSSDRIHVSHLLAELGRDA, encoded by the coding sequence ATGGACGCGCCGCTGTGGACCGACACCCACGCGCCCGAGCTGGCCGAGTTGCCCCAGGACGACGCCCGCGAGTACCTCCAGCGGGCCGTCGACGAGCCGATCAACCTCCTCCTGCAGGGCCCGCCCGGCAGCGGGAAGACGGCGGCGGCACGCGCGCTCGCTCGAGACGCACACGCGGACCCGGACAACGACCTGATCGAGATCAACGTCGCCGACTTCTTCGGGCGGACGAAGACCGAGATCAAGAACGATCCCCGGTTCGCCCAGTTCCTCGTCGGTCGCTCCTCGATGTCCAAGCGGGACATGATCAACCACGTCCTGAAGGAGTCGGCGAGCTACGCCTCGGTCTCCGGCGACTACAAGACGGTCCTGCTGGACAACGCCGAGGACGTCCGCGAGGACTTCCAGCAGGCGCTGCGCCGGATCATGGAGCAACACCACCGGACGACGCAGTTTATCATCGCTACCCGCCAGCCCACGAAGCTCATTCCGCCGATCCGCTCGCGGTGTTTCCCCGTTCCCGTCCGCGCGCCCACGAGTGAGGAAACCGTCGGCGTCTTAGAGCGGATCGTCGAGGCGGAGGGCGTCGAGTACGACGCGGACGGCCTCGAGTTCGTCGCCGGCTACGCGAACGGCAACCTCCGGCAGGCCATTCTGGCGGCCCAGACGACCGTCGAGGACGAGGGCGAGTTGACGATGCAGGCGGCCTACGAGACCATCGGCGAGGTCGGCCTCGAGGACGAGATCGAGGGGATGTTAGACGACGCCGAGGCCGGCGAGTTCACGGACGCCCGCAAGACCTTAGACGACCTGCTGGTCGACGAGGGGTTAGACGGCGGCGAGGTCCTCGATTCGATCCTCGGCGTCGCGCGCAAGCGCTACCAGGGCGAGCTGCTGGCCCGTATCCACCAGTTGGCCGCCGATATCGAGTTCGAGATGCAGGAGGGCTCGAGCGACCGCATTCACGTCTCGCATCTGCTCGCCGAACTGGGACGAGACGCATAG
- a CDS encoding DUF7470 family protein has protein sequence MLKNLDALGIVGLLILLGGIGLIASQNLLIALGMALIVGGLGLVIKSLISGMLQNFGMF, from the coding sequence ATGCTGAAGAATCTCGACGCGCTCGGTATCGTCGGTCTCCTGATCTTGCTCGGCGGGATCGGCCTCATCGCCTCTCAAAACCTGTTGATCGCGCTCGGAATGGCGCTCATCGTCGGGGGTCTCGGGCTGGTCATCAAGTCCCTGATATCGGGAATGCTCCAGAACTTCGGGATGTTCTGA
- a CDS encoding CRISPR-associated protein Cas4 — protein MSRALVPFSDLRTAAYCARKCYYQRTGDDVDREPPPSVERIRDLERRYEDLLEAPTGALEAEPIAVEPVQYRERLGATRDRLTAASDWKRLREPSERNVYAAGKDCHGVVHKVLANPIEPVLVSSGEPPSDGVWESQSVHAVAAAKALAWEHEREIDRAWIEYPARGVVRSLELTTRRKARYRRALRTVWDLDGPPARTTNRSKCESCEFAAQCGVRTRTLRSLLPGFGSG, from the coding sequence GTGTCTCGAGCCCTCGTCCCCTTCAGCGATCTGCGAACGGCCGCGTACTGCGCCCGGAAGTGCTACTATCAGCGGACCGGCGACGACGTCGATCGCGAGCCGCCGCCGTCGGTCGAGCGGATTCGGGATCTCGAACGGCGGTACGAAGACCTGCTCGAGGCGCCGACGGGTGCACTCGAAGCTGAACCGATCGCCGTCGAGCCCGTACAGTATCGCGAACGTCTCGGTGCGACTCGAGATCGTCTCACCGCGGCCAGTGACTGGAAGCGATTGCGTGAACCGAGCGAACGGAACGTCTACGCCGCCGGTAAAGACTGTCACGGCGTCGTCCACAAAGTGCTCGCGAACCCGATCGAGCCGGTGCTGGTGTCGTCGGGCGAACCGCCGTCGGACGGGGTCTGGGAGTCTCAGTCGGTCCACGCCGTCGCGGCCGCGAAGGCGTTGGCCTGGGAGCACGAACGAGAAATCGATCGCGCGTGGATCGAGTATCCCGCCCGCGGTGTCGTTCGCTCCCTCGAGTTGACGACGCGTCGCAAGGCCCGCTACCGACGCGCGCTCCGGACGGTGTGGGACCTCGACGGCCCACCCGCCCGCACGACGAACCGCTCGAAGTGCGAGTCCTGCGAGTTCGCCGCCCAGTGTGGCGTCCGGACCCGAACCTTGCGCTCGCTGTTACCCGGATTCGGATCGGGATAA
- a CDS encoding DUF7282 domain-containing protein, whose translation MSSGLTFGTIKRVGAILLAIAIVLAAGLVIFQAPAIFGVEENPEASITFEDQRGDGESVTVDEVSLSEGGFVVVTGSDGETLAVSDYLEAGSHENVTVERTEDAQAELVGQLTATVHRDTTDDESFAYEDSDGEEDRPYLEDGYPVSDTATVTGGTDDALDDSFTVESLSAPDSATTNETIEITAEVANPTDLGSQQSVTLRLDGAVLEQQALELGAGETGEVTFEIETTGLAPGNRTIGVYTEGDGKLDEIELTFHTTPGIEIVNGSDDSITASVATPEEGFVAVEDGNDTVVGTSEQFGPGEHDNVTVGFDENATVEDDEELTAFVATGDPSEPENATPLEYEGEPIETTFTLADVDDEDGGDGESNESETDDGE comes from the coding sequence ATGAGTTCAGGACTGACGTTCGGTACGATCAAGCGGGTCGGCGCGATCCTGCTCGCGATCGCGATCGTACTCGCGGCGGGGCTCGTCATCTTTCAGGCCCCCGCAATCTTCGGCGTCGAGGAGAACCCCGAGGCGTCGATCACGTTCGAGGACCAGCGCGGTGACGGGGAGTCGGTCACCGTCGACGAGGTCAGCCTCTCGGAAGGCGGCTTCGTCGTCGTGACCGGCAGCGACGGCGAGACGCTCGCCGTCTCCGACTACCTCGAGGCGGGGTCCCACGAGAACGTGACCGTCGAGCGAACCGAGGACGCCCAGGCCGAGCTCGTCGGCCAGCTCACGGCGACGGTCCACCGAGACACCACCGACGACGAGAGCTTCGCGTACGAGGACAGCGACGGCGAGGAGGACCGGCCGTACCTCGAGGACGGCTATCCGGTCTCGGACACCGCGACGGTGACCGGCGGCACCGACGACGCGCTCGACGACTCGTTTACCGTCGAGTCGCTCAGCGCGCCCGACTCGGCGACGACCAACGAGACGATCGAGATCACCGCCGAGGTCGCCAATCCGACCGATCTCGGCAGCCAGCAGAGCGTCACACTGCGACTCGACGGCGCCGTGCTCGAGCAGCAGGCGCTGGAACTGGGGGCCGGGGAGACCGGGGAGGTCACCTTCGAGATCGAGACGACCGGTCTCGCGCCGGGTAACCGCACCATCGGCGTCTACACCGAGGGCGACGGAAAACTCGACGAGATCGAACTCACGTTCCACACGACGCCCGGGATCGAAATCGTCAACGGGAGCGATGATTCGATCACGGCTTCGGTCGCGACTCCCGAGGAGGGCTTCGTCGCCGTCGAGGACGGGAACGACACTGTCGTCGGGACCAGCGAGCAGTTCGGCCCCGGCGAACACGACAACGTCACCGTCGGGTTCGACGAGAACGCGACCGTCGAGGACGACGAGGAACTGACCGCGTTCGTCGCGACGGGCGACCCGAGCGAGCCCGAGAACGCGACGCCGCTCGAGTACGAGGGCGAGCCGATCGAGACGACGTTCACGCTCGCGGACGTAGACGACGAGGACGGCGGAGACGGCGAGAGTAACGAGAGCGAGACCGACGACGGCGAGTAA
- a CDS encoding redoxin domain-containing protein, with translation MPDFEVTDLGPADHLEAGEEGPDFTRPLVTDEFWEDRSLSDVVADEGRTILVCTPMIGSFVAKYIYDELDKRSWFDRADRIVGLTAATPYAVSSFLDENEHPFAIFADPANDVAESLGIAHDLDGMTGISEPRAAVFGLEPDLTIDSAWVSTEWPEFPPYDDLESELGLE, from the coding sequence ATGCCGGACTTCGAGGTCACCGACCTCGGTCCCGCCGACCACCTCGAGGCCGGCGAGGAGGGACCCGATTTCACGCGCCCGCTGGTCACCGACGAGTTCTGGGAGGACCGCAGCCTCTCCGACGTCGTCGCCGACGAGGGCCGGACGATCCTCGTCTGTACGCCGATGATCGGCTCCTTCGTCGCGAAGTACATCTACGACGAACTCGACAAGCGGAGTTGGTTCGACCGCGCCGACCGAATCGTCGGCCTCACGGCCGCGACGCCGTACGCGGTCTCGTCGTTCCTCGACGAGAACGAGCACCCGTTCGCGATCTTCGCTGATCCGGCCAACGACGTCGCAGAGTCGCTGGGTATCGCCCACGATCTCGACGGGATGACGGGGATCAGTGAACCGCGGGCCGCCGTCTTCGGCCTCGAGCCGGACCTGACGATCGACAGCGCCTGGGTGTCGACCGAGTGGCCCGAGTTCCCGCCGTACGACGACCTCGAGTCGGAACTGGGCCTCGAGTAG
- the eif1A gene encoding translation initiation factor eIF-1A, translated as MSDDGNGGRKNLRMPEDDEVFATVTDMLGANRVQVRCADGQERTARIPGKMQKRIWIREDDVVLVEPWDWQDEKADITWRYEKSEADQLRDEGHIQ; from the coding sequence ATGAGCGACGACGGTAACGGCGGTCGGAAGAACCTCCGGATGCCCGAGGACGACGAGGTCTTCGCGACCGTCACGGACATGCTCGGGGCGAATCGGGTGCAAGTACGCTGTGCCGACGGTCAGGAGCGCACCGCGCGCATTCCCGGCAAGATGCAAAAGCGCATTTGGATCCGCGAGGACGACGTCGTCCTCGTCGAACCCTGGGACTGGCAGGACGAGAAGGCCGACATCACCTGGCGCTACGAGAAGAGCGAGGCCGACCAGCTGCGCGACGAAGGCCATATTCAATAA
- a CDS encoding hemolysin family protein translates to MALSLSPAVVAAAYEVPVVGLEFDESMVTILGSVAILLLIALSAFFSSSEIAMFNLPKHRLEGMVEDGVPGAKLVKSLKDDPHRLLVTILVGNNIVNIAMSSIATAILSLHFGGLVGVFLATFGITALVLLFGESVPKSYAVENAAPWSIRIARPLKATEYFLFPLIVLFDYLTRQVNKLIGSTGAIESPYVTRDEIQEMIESGEREGVLEEEEHEMLQRIFRFNNTIVKEVMTPRLDMTAVPKDAGIDEAIETCIQSGHARVPVYEGSLDNVLGVVHIRDLVRDLNYGETEADDLELEDLIQPTLHVPESKNVDELLTEMRENRMHMAIVIDEFGTTEGLVTVEDMIEEIVGEILKSGEDEPIEQLDDRTVIVRGEVNIEDVNEALEIDLPEGEEFETIAGFIFNRAGRLVEEGEEITYDGVRITVETVENTRIMKARLRKLEQPTESLEEAPEEAESDEESVPSE, encoded by the coding sequence ATGGCGTTATCTCTGTCGCCCGCGGTCGTAGCCGCCGCATACGAGGTCCCAGTCGTGGGTCTCGAGTTCGACGAGTCGATGGTGACGATTCTCGGCAGCGTCGCCATACTCCTGCTTATCGCGCTCTCTGCGTTCTTCTCCTCATCGGAGATCGCGATGTTCAACCTGCCGAAACACCGCCTCGAGGGGATGGTCGAGGACGGCGTCCCAGGCGCCAAACTGGTCAAGTCCCTCAAGGACGATCCCCACCGGCTTCTCGTGACGATCCTCGTCGGTAACAACATCGTCAACATCGCGATGTCCTCGATCGCGACGGCGATCCTGTCGCTGCACTTCGGCGGACTGGTCGGCGTGTTTCTGGCGACGTTCGGGATCACCGCGCTCGTCCTCCTGTTCGGCGAGAGCGTTCCCAAGTCCTACGCCGTCGAGAACGCCGCACCGTGGTCGATCCGAATCGCCAGACCGCTGAAGGCGACGGAGTACTTCCTGTTCCCGCTGATCGTCCTCTTCGACTATCTCACTCGACAGGTCAACAAGCTCATCGGCTCGACCGGTGCGATCGAGTCGCCCTACGTCACCCGCGACGAGATCCAGGAGATGATCGAATCCGGCGAGCGCGAGGGCGTCTTGGAGGAGGAAGAACACGAGATGCTCCAGCGGATATTCCGCTTTAACAACACTATCGTCAAGGAGGTCATGACCCCCCGCCTCGACATGACCGCGGTCCCCAAGGACGCCGGCATCGACGAGGCCATCGAAACCTGTATCCAGAGCGGCCACGCCCGCGTGCCGGTCTACGAGGGCAGCCTCGACAACGTCCTCGGCGTCGTCCACATTCGCGACCTCGTCCGCGATCTCAACTACGGCGAGACGGAGGCCGACGACCTCGAACTCGAGGACCTCATCCAGCCGACGTTACACGTCCCCGAGTCGAAGAACGTCGACGAACTGCTGACCGAGATGCGGGAAAACCGGATGCACATGGCAATCGTTATCGACGAGTTCGGCACCACCGAGGGGCTGGTCACCGTCGAGGACATGATCGAGGAAATCGTCGGCGAGATCTTGAAATCCGGCGAGGACGAACCGATCGAACAGCTCGACGACCGCACCGTCATCGTCCGCGGCGAGGTCAACATCGAGGACGTCAACGAGGCCTTAGAGATCGACCTCCCCGAGGGCGAGGAGTTCGAGACCATCGCCGGTTTCATCTTCAACCGCGCGGGCCGGCTCGTCGAGGAGGGCGAGGAGATCACCTACGACGGCGTCCGTATCACCGTCGAGACCGTCGAGAACACCCGCATCATGAAAGCCAGACTGCGAAAACTCGAGCAGCCGACCGAATCCCTCGAGGAGGCGCCGGAGGAAGCCGAGTCCGACGAGGAGTCGGTCCCCTCGGAGTAG
- a CDS encoding L-threonylcarbamoyladenylate synthase, whose amino-acid sequence MDDDDLERAAEAIRAGELVVYPTETVYGLGADGLDADAVERVFEAKGRDRSKPVSVAVPTFETALEEGYVRASERERAFADEFLPGPVTLLCERTEALPDVLTAGRDRVGIRVPDCEPALRFLEAAERPVTATSANVSGEPSARRVEDIGQQVLDEAVVLEADDLYESIEETVPSTVVDLEAETIHRRGALADEIEAWLEAN is encoded by the coding sequence ATGGACGACGACGACCTCGAGCGCGCCGCGGAAGCGATCCGCGCGGGCGAACTGGTTGTGTATCCGACCGAGACGGTCTACGGGCTCGGCGCCGACGGACTCGACGCCGACGCCGTCGAGCGCGTCTTCGAGGCCAAGGGACGGGATCGGTCGAAACCGGTCTCCGTCGCCGTGCCGACGTTCGAGACGGCTCTCGAGGAGGGGTACGTCCGCGCGAGCGAGCGCGAGCGTGCGTTCGCCGACGAGTTCCTCCCGGGTCCCGTGACACTGCTCTGTGAGCGCACCGAGGCACTCCCGGACGTCCTCACGGCCGGTCGCGATCGGGTCGGTATTCGGGTCCCCGACTGCGAGCCGGCGCTCCGGTTTCTCGAGGCCGCCGAGCGCCCCGTCACCGCCACGAGCGCCAACGTCAGCGGGGAGCCGAGTGCACGGCGAGTCGAGGATATCGGTCAACAGGTGCTGGACGAGGCGGTGGTCCTCGAGGCCGACGACCTGTATGAATCGATCGAGGAGACGGTCCCGAGCACCGTCGTCGACCTCGAGGCCGAGACGATCCACCGCCGCGGGGCGCTGGCCGACGAGATCGAGGCGTGGCTCGAGGCGAACTGA